The region TAGGTACaaatgacaataaataaaaatcctaAGGACACCGCAGCGATTGCAACAAGGATTATTATTAAGCTCCATAAATTAAATGCCCTGACACTTATAGAATAGCATCAACCCATAATTAGGAAATTTGAGAATTATCTGTCCATGCCAAATATCATCTATTATTTATGGGAGTACATCAGATGACCTTACTGTAATAAGGAAGCAGATGGCAAATTAGAAACAACATTATCAAACACGCAGAATGTAAACACTGTCAAACAGCAGTCTCAGGCACTTGGGGCTGGACTACTTTCTTTATTGGCCTATAGTATATGCAttagttttatttctaaaacattggaaaacactagaaacacagcaacaatgtatatatttgtgcCTATTCGCTTTATTCTAAATTCCAAATGTGTTTGAAGAGTGATGCCATGTAAAGCTTGCTGTGGATGCAAGAGCAACACATGAAATATGAAACACACATCTCTGATGGATATCAGTAAATGATATTAAAGTTGCCCTTTGAGGTTGCATCTGTGAAAAGGAGTAGTGATTTTTGGATGCTGTCTGatgacaaaaaagaaagaaattagcTAAGCTTCCCTGCGAGGCATGACAGCTGGTGCTTTGAAAGAACACCTCACAGAAGAATGCCAGACTGGGCATGCAGATGGatcatattttattcattttttttttttatttcattcatacaTACTTTGATTTAAATATTTAGCCATATTGTCCTTTTGAAAAGAAACAATAGCTTTATTTGTGGATGCAAAAACATCAGCAAAGAAATAAGCAATTTTAAAGTAGCGATCAAAATGTCTTGaagtacattttcaaaaaaaaaaaaaaaaaaaaggtatgtggTTGGATACACAgaaatctttctttttttagactGGAGAGCTTGGGTTTGTTTACTTGACTCTGTAAAGTCCGTGGCAGAATGTTTTATGATTGAGTTTTAAGATCTCTTGAGTTAGCCTGACCGTGATGCACAATATAGAACAGCCCATGCTTTAGCAGATGCTGCCTCTCTAGTAAATGTTCCCGTCTCTAGGGGACAGCTTCTCGACCTCAACATATGTTTATACAAAGTCCCATTCTCTGCTTCACATCTTTCTGTGCTGTTGATCATCCAGGTCCATTGCTTGTTTCGTGTGTACGTTCAGGCCAGCCTATGCCCAGCAGATATTGTGTTTAGAACACAACCTTTTCACTCTGCATCGTTCTACAGACTCTGTCCTGTTTGTTAGCGGAAGGGCTCTAATGTATAAGCTGTATAATGTCAGCTAATGTCATAAAATCAGCCTTGCCATTTCCCGGGGAAGAGTGGGGATGTTGTAAATCTGGTTAAACATTACAATGGATAATATCACTGGTGTTGCTAACATGTGAATggattttaatttctttagtAAATGAAAATGATAAACCGCTGGTGTATTAAACAAAtgaccaaaaacacaaaacagcacTGCTGCTTTGATTCACATATATTATTTACTGTACTGATATATTttgctgtttcttttttttatgtatattttgctATATTAGATAATACAAAGTAGGGTGACTACAATTTTCCCTCTTGCTACATTGGCTGCATTATCAGGATGTGTGTGCATTCCCTTGTGGAACTCTATAACAGAAAGCAATGTCCTCAAGCCTAAGACTTTTTCTGTCGTGTTTTCGGTCATTTGCTCATTGTTCATTCTTGGTAATTTGACCTTTTTAACAGGCAGCTGCAATTAGACTATTTCATTAAATGTCAGAAGGATAAACGTGCATTACTTTGAAATACAccaatattaaaatgtattaatatggTGACTTGAATTTTCAAGTAATAACCATTGTTCTTGTTCTTCAGCAGGGAAGTGTTTGCAGCACGGTCACTGGGGGAAAAAGGAGATGGCAGGAAAGTGTGTGACACTCTGTAATCTACTTCTGAACCTGCTTACCCTTACAGGAAGGAGCCGTGTAAAGAATTGTCTGATGGAACTGGCAGTGGATGAgtctgtttaaaacattttctacTGAGATACCAACAGCAGCACTGTGTCAGTGAGCCAGTGCCTGTGGAGGAGGTCACCATGATCTCCACAGCTCTCCGCTGGCTGGTTCTGGTGTCTTTTATCATTCTGACCATTGGTGGGAATGTGCTGGTATGTTTGGCTGTGGGGCTCAGTCGTCGAATGTGGCGCATTGCTAATTGCTTTGTGGTGTCCCTGGCAGTGACGGATCTCCTGCTAGGTCTGCTGGTGTTGCCCTTTTCTGCCACTCTGGAGCTGCGCAGCGGGAAATGGCCCCTCGGAGGAGCCCTGTGTAACATCTACGTCTCACTGGATGTCATGCTGTGTACATCTTCCATCCTGACCCTGCTGGCCATCAGTGTGGACCGTTACCTAGCCATTTCGGCTCCCCTTAGCTACTCCCGGAGAGTTACCCCTCTGAGGGTGACCCTGGCCATGATCGCCATCTGGGCCTTGTCACTAGCTGTGTCCTTTGTGCCCATCCACCTGGGCTGGAACACAGCAGACTACAGAGTGCAGCACTTGGACTGGGGCATTGGGGAGGAGGACAACGAGGGACACTACTGCCAGTTTGAGTGGAATAACAACTATGTTCTTATTTATGCCTTTAGCTCATTTTACCTGCCTCTGCTACTTATGTGTGGAATGTATCTCTGCATATTCAGAGTGGCACGAGAACAGGTcagtgtttattttaattttgtaaaACCTGTTTTAGGTGggggggaaagaaaagaaaaaaaaaaaaaaaaggaagaaattaaaaaaatgggggaaaaaaaaaaggggcctTTAAGCACAGTCACTTAAGTTGTTGAATTAAATTTGTTATCAGCAGAGCAGTGAGTGAGCTCTTCGCAtttcctgtctctctaacctTGTCCTTACTGATCTCGTCAGGTGCGGCGGATTCGTGCTGCCACTCCATCATTTGCACGCGCAGCATCAACTGCAGCCGTAGCCCGAGAGCACAAAGCAACAGTGACCCTGGCAGCTGTGCTGGGGGCCTTTGTCATCTGCTGGTTCCCctacttcaccttcttcatCTGCATGGGTGTAAAGAAGAAGACAAACCCCCCTAACACACTTAACTCTGTACTCCTATGGCTGGGCTATTTTAACTCCGCTCTTAACCCCATCCTGTATCCAGCCTTCAACAGGGATTTCCGCAGGGCCTACGGAGAGCTGCTTCGCTGCAGAGGACCGTTTTGCAGAAAACCACAGCTTCCTCGCGTGTCTGCTCATAAACGATTGACCTTTACTAACGGACAAAGGGTTTCCCAACAGTCAGAGAAACATACAGACACGGTTAATAAAGAAACTGAGGGGAAGAGCCTCACTCTACATGAGATAAATGGTATTCCTGAAGAGCCACGGTGAAATGCCATGGATCTGTTGTTCTGCTGAACTGTAGACTGGCAGCAAAATGGTGTTATTTACCAACTTTCTCCACTACTCAGAGTACAGGTTAGCTAACCAtttacaatatcacacacacagatatttatTGTTTAGTGCCAAACATAATACAATTGGGTAAAACTTATGTCACAACATGATAAATGTACACTTTACATGAACTGGATACACAATTATTGCATTAAGCAAATCCAATGTCAATGTGCTTAAATAAAGATGCCCAATATTTTCTTGATTACATCAAATGTTATATCAATATAATGTTATAATTATAGCTTGTTATAACGTTATCAATGGAATTTACCAGTattgaaatgtcttttttttttgagaggtgtaaaaattatataaaaatgtaattcagAATAAGGAGCAGTCAGAGCAGAGCTGAGTGGAGTGAATAGATGACTCAGTAAGTTTTCCAGCAAGCTACATAGAGACACCAGTGGTTAAACGTTTGCAAACTGTGTATTTTCTCTCCTCTCAACCCTGCCACTGAAAGTCAATAAGTGACCAGCAAGTTAATTTGAGtacaaatacaaatgtatatGTTTGACTTGACCCAAGCAGTGTAACATTCACGACTTCCTGGATGTTTTAACAGATGAACTGCAACTGGACAAGACATtcatttaacaaataaaaaataaaaaaaccctCTGTGTTACATTGAGGACAGCAATAAGGTCATTATAAAACTGCTCTGATTTTGTCTGACTGATTTTTAAGACTTCTACTGGACATGCACTGCATCGCATTGACTAAGTACAATAGCATCTACATCTAGGAAATTGTTTATGCTTTGCTAcctctatgtactgtatatgtatgtatgtattctcAGGCATACACTTCAGCAGTTATAATATCTTGACACTGCAACGCACTGACAAATGTGTTCAGTGGTATAAGATAAGGATGAGAAAAGATTAGGAATGCAGATGTGGTCCACTTGACAAATTGTGAAAGATAAGTTTAAAATGGAAAATTGGACAGAAAGCACGCTACCAGATGTGATACCAAGTTATATTTATGgcttttaattaataaaaaaaatcatgcatTAAATAGTTCCTTCATTTAAAGGCAGAATAGTAAGaattctttttaatgttttatcaaACTTCTTCATTACTTTCTGaattattcaaatataattATGATGACTGAAGAATGTGCAGATGGATATGGTTTTTTCAgtaacaagacaagacaagctGAGCACAATTCTAATTAAAGTTTAATGTGAGCCTTGGTGCTGTCGATGGTAGTTGAAGTACGTTGATAGGTtgaagcagagaaagggaatAAAAAACCCTTTGGGATGAAATGATCGCTTGCCTCAACTTTGCAGAAGAGGGGATGCTGCTGAGGAGGAGACATTAGATCACACTTCACAAATATAAAGTCTGAAACGGGAAGCGATAAAGCCAACAGCTGCACGTATAAAGTGGAAGTAATTGGAATTATTGACTTTTATTTAGGTCAAGTGGCAGAGGTGTAATAGGTAGCATTAAATGTAGCTCAGTCCTCGGAACTGAGGAGGATGAAATTGTAATACTGTTACCAGTCATGTTGGGTGCATCTCCAGTTTGAGTGCTGCATGTATATAGACATGGAGAGGTGAACGAGTTTCCTCTATAAACCTTGCTGCATTGAGTCCTTCAGAGCAGGCTCTATGGCTTTACATGTAAGTCTGACTTAAAtctgttatttttgaaaacagagagggtgaaatgtccgtttatgaaaatagccggccatgTGTAAACATAGCCTAAGAAATTTGGATGTTTACATGCAGTAACTACTGTATagtgaaaaaacaaatcacatctCAATTGTCGAGCTGACTTCCTGGAGTCAGCACATAATTCCTTTTACATTTCTGGCTTGCATCATTGCTGGAATAgaatgcttttcttttcttagcAAAACACCTTATTGTGACATTGGGTAATGATTAGTTACAAATGAATAATGATTTAAAATCAAGAAGTAACATTAAAAAAGACACGCACATCACCGTGCCCAATAGTCACTGTTTTTATCAGAAGTCTGAGGAAGAGCCTGGTGCTGGAAATGTTACACAACATTTCGAAAGATTGAAATAAACTATTATGCATCTATGTTCTTGCTCTGAATGCCATCAGTCCTCACGTCCATGCAGCCTGCTGTTTGGATGAAGTGAAATAGGGAATTTATTTCTATTAGTCCAGAAGCTTTCGGAGTTTTAAAAACCTGTCCTCTGTAAAATGAGTGAGAGTTTGCAATTCAACTTTGCAATGTTAATCTGTTTTTTTAAGCTCTGAAatgtgtctaactgcatgttgtatgcaaaaatatacattataatGAATGCATATCATAGATATATCACATATGTTTAAAGTCTGTGACATAATGCATTAGTTCTGGTTTAAAATGCATTCATAATGGCAAATTCTATTCTTGAATAGACTCCATGCATTTAAACCTTATCAGCCTGGTTTCTGTGCTTCTGTAAATGTTTGATGATAGAGTGCTGCAACTGAACCTGGACTGTATCCCagaaaaaacaaagaacaggAATGCGAAAAATAAAAAGACCCACCACTGATCATCTCCATACCGAGAAAGACAAGCTACATGATAGAACTgcctttaattatttttataaataatgggACCAAAATCATTTTTTAATCATGTTAATAGTAAGTTAAGAGACACATTGACAATGGCTCTGAGCGCCTCATTATgtgttttataaaaatgtattactgACTCAGAATTGTGCTTATCCAGTATTGTGCTTGTGTCTCATTAGTTTCATATGGCCCGGTGACCGCGCTACCTACTGTACCGTGATCTGAGATGTTGAGTCTGTCATTTTCATTGTGGTTATCTCTGTTTATTCTTACATGATTATTTGCTATGTCACACCTCTGTCAATAGTTATATGATTATTGTTttggtgtctgtctgtgcgcGAACacttatttgtttgtgttaatgAAACACAGACAATTTAACCAGATAGACGTAGGTACAGTTTTTACAGTGTTTAAGGAAAATAATCAACTCCAACAATAGGGATGGAGCCTGCTTTTGGGATTGCTATATCTTTAACGGTAAAGAGAATTCTCTTTTCAAcagtattttaaatgaactgcAGGGTTAAAACAAATAGGGAGAGGTCTGTCACTGTAATCAATGTGAAGACAATATGAGACATTGCCCATAAAGAAGAAAGAGCATCACAATACTACAACATACTGTTTGCTATGTGCCAGTTCAAAATAAACACTTATTATGTTTATGGAGAACAATAGATTGAACCAGGAGAAGAACATTATTCCAAATCAGTGATGATAAGTCATGAATCTTACCAATAACCATGTTAGGTGAATGAAGGTTGAACTTGTAATATGGTAAacttgtgaaataaaaaaaaatgtttaattgcatTGATTCAGCATCCCACTTGTGTGTAGGTAGTAAGGTCAATACAATTTTATAGGAATGTCACTGATCAACGATCTGTCGTTCTTTTTGAGGGGAAAGTAGCAGACATCCCAGTTTGAGCGAAGGGTTTATTTGATCTTGTTCAGCTCTGCCAGGCTGTCTCGACTCAAGTCACTCATtgactagtctcgctttgccagaccttcctccacaacgctgcaaaggagggtctggttagtccacacagcattcatgggagaaaaacgtgctctggtttactggcatttttttaagccaatcacaaacgttttgggcggcgctaagcgccgtacGGAGCAacggcaaaatagcctcgggaaggaacttgttttggtggaaagtgTACTGAGGTGTATTTtcatcctattttatctgaTCATTCTATATAACATGTATTTGAGCTTTATCTGAACATTTAGGACTGGTATCTAAGATTCGACAGGAGACCTCGTATGAACTTTACTctactttcagaagacaccTCTCTGGAAAACATCTGTCATGCTTATCAGTGGGGCCTCGAGACAAGGCCAGTTGGCTTTTAGCCATTGgtcaaagtattgtttcctcccccatctatgttatagaatatataccatgttcaaacaaagaaagccaGAGTGACCACTGGAGAATTGGGAAAACAGGTCCTCTCCAAGCTCTGCAGAgcttgtacatgatgctgatttcttgaatgtgaataaacctttataatcaagaaacagtgtcagtggattcctctccacatagcattacagcatcgctaCCAATTACACCAcagtacgttcaaaagttgttttagtcgtgtaacagaaaactcagattggacagatagtctaggtagctgtctggatttaccctgcagagatctgaggagaagttaaccatagtcctcataaatccaccagagtttaaaattacaacacaaagaaagcggaaggtgagggacatccagccgaaatgagggacattcggcggaatttccagcggcaccggagcaatcccggaagtggaacgttgtgtaTATAGACTACTCATGGACTAACAATGATTCCTGCTCATTCAATAGTTGTCCCGCTTCCTATGTGTTGCAGGGgtgtaatgtaactaagtacatttactcaagtactgtaattaagtacaaatttgaggtacctGTACTGAAatatttttactccactacattattctgacagttttagttactagttactagttactttacaaattaagcttTTTGAACACAAAACAGATGTAGTTTATACAATACATTTGTTTCCTATAAAtttaactacccaacaatataatggcctacaagtccagctgaaatgattagaccactaaacacagaactgtttgcaccgtttccagtttctaaattGTAAGGgtatttctgcattgagtacttttacttttaatacttaaagtacattttcctgatgatacttacatactttaactaagtgacattttcaatgcaggacgttgacttgtaacagagtattttcacagtgtggtattagtacttttacttaggtaagtgaaggatctgaatacttcttgcAGCCCTGATGTTTTAAGCAAGAGTACCACTGTAGC is a window of Perca fluviatilis chromosome 16, GENO_Pfluv_1.0, whole genome shotgun sequence DNA encoding:
- the hrh2b gene encoding histamine receptor H2b isoform X3, giving the protein MISTALRWLVLVSFIILTIGGNVLVCLAVGLSRRMWRIANCFVVSLAVTDLLLGLLVLPFSATLELRSGKWPLGGALCNIYVSLDVMLCTSSILTLLAISVDRYLAISAPLSYSRRVTPLRVTLAMIAIWALSLAVSFVPIHLGWNTADYRVQHLDWGIGEEDNEGHYCQFEWNNNYVLIYAFSSFYLPLLLMCGMYLCIFRVAREQVRRIRAATPSFARAASTAAVAREHKATVTLAAVLGAFVICWFPYFTFFICMGVKKKTNPPNTLNSVLLWLGYFNSALNPILYPAFNRDFRRAYGELLRCRGPFCRKPQLPRVSAHKRLTFTNGQRVSQQSEKHTDTVNKETEGKSLTLHEINGIPEEPR